The sequence below is a genomic window from Natronorubrum halophilum.
CGACGTGTTCGAGGAACACGGGGACGACATCGCGGCCGTTCTCACCGAGCCCATTCTGGGCAACTACGGCATCGTCTACCCCGAGGAGGGCTACCACGAGTTCCTCCGGGAGATCACCGACGACTACGGTTCCCTGTTGATCTTCGACGAAGTGATCACCGGGTTCCGCGTCGGCGGACTGGGCTGTGCCCAGAGCGAGTTCGGCGTCACGCCCGATCTGACCACGTTCGGTAAGATCATCGGTGGCGGCTTCCCCGTCGGCGCGATCGGCGGACGCGCCGAGATCATCGAGTGCTTCGCGCCTTCGGGCGACGTCTTTCAGGCGGGCACCTTCTCGGGCCACCCCGTCACGATGGCCGCCGGCCTCGAGACCCTGCAGTTCGCCGCCGAAAACGACGTCTACGACCACGTCAACGGGCTGGGCAAGCGGCTTCGTAGCGGGTTGACCGATATCCTCGCGGATCAGGCACCTAGCTACACGGTCACCGGCACCGACAGTATGTTCAAAGTGATCTTCACCCGCGACGGTCCCGGCCCGGATTCGCTCGAGGAACAGTGTCCGGACGGCTGTCGACAGAACCCGACCTGTCCGCGCTACGACTACTGTCCGAAAAACGCCGCGGATGTGAAAAACGCCGAAACCGACCGCTGGCGGCGCATCTTCTGGGGCGAGATGAAGGACGAAGGGATCTTCCTCTCGCAAAACCAGTTCGAGTGCCAGTTCGTCAGCTACGGCCACACCGACGCGGACGTCGAGGAGACGCTCGAGGCGTACAAAAACGCGCTCTGATCGGTGGGACAGGACCGTGTCCGAAACCAATACCGGTGACAACAGTTCGAGCAGTACACGTGTTCACCAACAGGCAACGTCTCCGCAGTAGGTGATGAGTCAGCAGATGCCGACGCACGTCGACGAAATCGACTGGACACGGGTTATCGAGCGGCTCTTGTACCTGTTCCCGCCGATAATTGGAGTCGGAATCGTCGGAGTGATCCAGGAAGTACAGCTCGGTATCCCCGGTCTACAGTACGGGTTACTCCTGTTCAGTAGCTTCGGATACAGCATTCTGACGCTGGGGCTACTGGTCTCGATCTTTTTCGATGCGCGGCGGATCCGTCGTCGACCGTGGGCAAGCGAGAACTGGGAGCCGAACCCGTGGCTCAACGCCCTCGCGACGCTCATCTCAGCGCCGGTCGCCGGGGTCTGGTATCTCATACGCCGTCACAAACGGTTCGGAACGCGGCCGGGCTGGTCCGGCTGGTGGCTCGTCGTGGCGGTTTCGCTCGGGACGACGCTGTTCGGGTTCGTCGCGGCGACGGTCGCGATCCTGTTTACGGTTCCGGGACTGTTCGGGGCTGCCGTCGCCCTCGCGGGAACGATCGCGTTCGGATCGTTTCCGATCGCGATCCATCAGGATGCCGCCTACGTCTGTACGTACGGCAACTCCTGGCGGCCGAACCCGGGACTCTACCTCGGAATCGCGTTCCTGAGCCTGATCGTCCCACCGGTACAGCCGCTCGTGGCAGGCTACTATCTCGCGCGGCGGCGAAAGGCGATCGGCGTGCGCTGAGGTTCCGAAGTCGATACGTCGCCACTCGACCGGGACGAGCGCTTGCGCCCGCATCGAGGGGGCGACTCGCTCACGATCCCTTTCCGACCGTCGCCGCCGGGAGTTCGACCGTGAACACGCTTCCGTCGGGCCCCGTCTCGGTGAGTTCGATCGTTCCGTCGTATCGGCTCACTAACTGGTGGACCAGATAGAGTC
It includes:
- the hemL gene encoding glutamate-1-semialdehyde 2,1-aminomutase translates to MTDDNSRDLYDRALSVLPGGVNSAVRAAIEPYPFFVQKGDSGHVIDADGNRYVDWVMGLGPLLLGHNLPEPVQAGIQQKASEGPMYGTPTEVEVDLAEFVVRHVPSVEKIRFVNSGTEATTSAVRLARGYTGRNKIVVMQGGYHGAQESTLVEGDADDPKPSSAGIPQSFADHTLPVPFNDEDAIRDVFEEHGDDIAAVLTEPILGNYGIVYPEEGYHEFLREITDDYGSLLIFDEVITGFRVGGLGCAQSEFGVTPDLTTFGKIIGGGFPVGAIGGRAEIIECFAPSGDVFQAGTFSGHPVTMAAGLETLQFAAENDVYDHVNGLGKRLRSGLTDILADQAPSYTVTGTDSMFKVIFTRDGPGPDSLEEQCPDGCRQNPTCPRYDYCPKNAADVKNAETDRWRRIFWGEMKDEGIFLSQNQFECQFVSYGHTDADVEETLEAYKNAL